The Prunus persica cultivar Lovell chromosome G7, Prunus_persica_NCBIv2, whole genome shotgun sequence genome has a segment encoding these proteins:
- the LOC109950304 gene encoding uncharacterized protein LOC109950304, producing MKPDENSMEFSDPYTIHHSDHTGIILATKPLDGNNYGQWSHAISMGLSAKNKIGFIDGTITALSFKDAKYATWKKCNDMVTLWIVNSVHSDIANSIMYTESAAVVWNDLKDRFSQSSDSRIYQIRQEIVENRQGQLSVSSYYTKMKALWDELASCHDPLTCTCAGLKELAEQEEKERLMQFLMGLNDSYSTIRGSILMMSPLPDTRRVHCLILQHERWMDVASRRDLGTNSHAMQVQRTLVLPSFNKQPSNTSSRKSLKCTYYDGDGHLVDHCYYIIGFPDGNKWHGKNVKPKNKRSTVNNAEAINSTATTKSNASYCPMFTPEEYNQIIAMLRNGNGQPLANATSIFSPKCNIAQTDPHSTLYWIVDSGATDDISYSPPTHNIIDAQYDSIGLPDGGQAEIKNIGSIKLSHDMSLDKVLYVPKFHVNLLSVSKLTRALRCIVTFYPDFYVVQDMDMKRVIGLGKHFDGLYYLTPRQNPHLANHIHHATSLWHRRLGHPSSAPSLSLAKNNVEIMFDSKHICEASHLAKQTRLPLYRSEIKTSTPFDLIHCDIWGPHRNPTHSGA from the coding sequence ATGAAACCAGATGAGAATTCCATGGAATTCTCAGACCCATACACCATACACCACTCAGACCATACTGGAATTATCCTAGCTACCAAACCACTTGATGGGAACAATTATGGGCAATGGAGCCATGCCATAAGCATGGGTCTCAGCGCAAAGAACAAGATTGGGTTCATTGATGGAACCATTACAGCTCTATCCTTCAAGGACGCAAAATATGCAACTTGGAAAAAATGCAACGATATGGTAACATTGTGGATTGTGAACTCAGTCCACTCAGACATTGCCAACAGCATCATGTACACTGAATCTGCTGCTGTAGTTTGGAACGATCTCAAGGACAGGTTTTCACAGAGCAGTGACTCGAGGATCTACCAGATTCGACAAGAAATCGTCGAAAATCGACAAGGGCAGCTCTCAGTATCTTCCTATTACACCAAGATGAAAGCCTTGTGGGACGAGTTAGCATCCTGCCATGACCCACTCACTTGCACTTGTGCAGGCTTGAAAGAACTCgctgaacaagaagaaaaagaaagacttaTGCAGTTTCTAATGGGATTGAACGATTCTTACTCGACTATACGAGGCTCGATTTTGATGATGAGTCCACTCCCTGACACACGCCGAGTTCATTGCCTCATTCTCCAACATGAACGGTGGATGGATGTGGCTAGTCGCCGAGATCTGGGGACGAACTCTCACGCAATGCAAGTGCAGCGAACCCTAGTGCTGCCGTCATTCAACAAGCAGCCCTCCAACACATCTTCACGTAAGTCACTTAAATGTACCTACTACGATGGAGATGGACACTTGGTGGACCATTGCTACTACATTATTGGGTTTCCAGATGGAAACAAATGGCATGGCAAGAATGTGAAGCCCAAGAATAAGAGATCCACAGTCAACAATGCCGAAGCTATCAACTCTACTGCAACTACCAAGTCTAATGCTTCTTACTGTCCTATGTTCACTCCCGAGGAGTATAATCAGATCATTGCCATGCTCCGCAATGGTAATGGACAACCACTTGCAAATGCAACAAGTATCTTCTCGCCTAAATGCAATATAGCACAAACAGATCCACACTCGACTCTATATTGGATTGTTGATAGTGGAGCAACCGACGATATATCGTATTCACCGCCAACACACAACATCATTGATGCTCAGTATGACTCCATTGGTTTACCAGATGGGGGGCAAgcggaaattaaaaatattggcTCTATAAAATTGTCACATGATATGTCTCTTGATAAAGTTCTTTATGTACCAAAGTTTCATGTCAATTTGTTGTCAGTTAGTAAATTGACAAGAGCTTTGCGCTGTATAGTGACATTCTATCCGGATTTTTATGTTGTGCAGGACATGGATATGAAGAGGGTGATTGGCCTAGGCAAGCATTTTGATGGGCTCTACTATCTTACACCAAGACAAAACCCTCACCTTGCCAACCACATCCATCATGCCACTAGCCTATGGCATCGGCGCCTTGGGCACCCATCATCTGCACCTTCACTTTCATTAGCAAAAAATAATGTTGAAATAATGTTTGATTCCAAACACATTTGTGAAGCTTCCCATTTAGCAAAGCAAACTCGTTTACCCCTTTATCGtagtgaaattaaaacttCCACACCATTTGACTTAATTCATTGTGATATTTGGGGACCTCACAGGAACCCAACACATTCTGGGGCATGA
- the LOC109950303 gene encoding uncharacterized protein LOC109950303: MDVQNPFLYGELQEKVYMLPPPGCRRQGENVVCQLHKSLYGLKQASISWFREFSSAIHTIDFCQSKADYSLFTQVNGTSLAIILLYVDDMVITGNKEVEIKNLKAFLSSQFRIKDLGPLKYFLGVEVARSKTGIIICERKYTLDILKEAALLGAKPTKVPIEADLVLTLTGSNSLHEPPRYRRLVEKLIYLTITRPEIVYIVNTFSQFMQDPQQHHLDAAYRLLRYLKGAPGQDWARCPITRRSVTGYCIFLGNSLVSWKSKKQVTVARSSAETEYRSMAAATCELSWLRYLLEDLPVKHLQPARLLCDNQAALHIAANPVYYEHTKHIEIGCHTVCERIQKGEIKTSYVRTREQVVDLFTKPLCAPIFHTHLVKLGVIDIHTPT; encoded by the exons ATGGACGTCCAAAACCCTTTTCTTTATGGCGAACTTCAAGAGAAGGTCTATATGTTGCCTCCCCCGGGTTGTCGTCGACAGGGGGAGAACGTCGTGTGTCAACTCCATAAATCTTTATATGGTCTTAAACAGGCGTCCATAAGTTGGTTTCGAGAGTTCTCTTCGGCAATACATACCATCGATTTCTGCCAATCTAAGGCAGATTACTCTTTGTTCACTCAAGTCAATGGTACTTCACTCGCCATTATATTgttatatgttgatgacatggtGATTACAGGCAACAAAGAGGTAGAAATTAAGAACCTAAAGGCTTTCCTTAGCAGTCAATTTCGAATTAAAGATCTCGGACCTCTGAAGTATTTCCTTGGAGTCGAGGTCGCACGTTCAAAAACTGGAATCATAATTTGCGAACGGAAATATACATTGGACATATTAAAGGAGGCTGCATTACTTGGTGCTAAACCCACGAAGGTTCCAATAGAGGCAGATTTGGTACTAACACTTACAGGTAGCAATTCACTTCACGAACCTCCGAGGTATAGACGCTTAGTTGAGAAATTGATCTATTTGACCATCACGAGGCCAGAAATAGTATATATTGTCAACACATTTAGTCAATTCATGCAAGATCCACAACAACATCATCTTGATGCAGCGTATCGACTTCTTCGATACCTTAAAGGAGCTCCTGGACAAG ATTGGGCTCGTTGCCCCATTACACGCCGATCAGTGACTGGTTATTGTATCTTCCTTGGAAACTCATTGGTGTCTTGGAAAAGCAAGAAGCAAGTTACAGTTGCTCGTTCATCCGCAGAAACGGAGTATCGATCTATGGCTGCAGCTACTTGTGAATTAAGTTGGTTGCGATATTTATTGGAAGATTTGCCTGTTAAGCATCTCCAACCAGCAAGATTATTATGTGACAACCAAGCCGCCTTACACATAGCGGCAAATCCTGTGTATTACGAACATACAAAGCATATTGAGATCGGTTGCCACACTGTTTGTGAGAGGATTcagaagggagaaatcaaaaCTTCCTATGTTAGAACAAGGGAGCAAGTCGTAGACTTATTTACTAAGCCACTATGTGCGCCTATTTTTCATACACATCTAGTCAAGTTGGGCGTCATTGACATCCAcactccaacttga
- the LOC109950305 gene encoding uncharacterized protein LOC109950305, producing the protein MTYVLVRYSFRALLKMVATLTSKTLVYSAISWVYGFFIRMKANLLNPKPASTPLAAKIFLSIFDGALISNSTEYRELVGSLQYLTLTHPDISFVVNTVAQFMNAPLTSHFVAVKQIIRYIKGTIDLGLTFTPQTAVAHLSTYSDADWAGCPDSRRSTTGYVITLGTNLIS; encoded by the exons ATGACTTATGTACTAGTTCGTTACTCTTTCAGGGCCCTTCTAAAGATG gTGGCCACTTTGACATCAAAGACCTTGGTCTACTCAGCTATTTCTTGGGTTTATGGGTTCTTCATAAGGATG AAAGCCAATCTTCTCAACCCCAAACCCGCATCTACTCCATTGGCTGCCAAGATTTTCCTCTCTATCTTTGATGGTGCTCTCATCTCCAACTCAACCGAGTATCGCGAGCTTGTTGGTAGTTTACAGTATCTCACACTTACTCACCCTGACATATCTTTTGTCGTCAACACTGTTGCTCAATTCATGAATGCCCCTCTCACCTCTCACTTTGTTGCCGTCAAACAGATAATTAGGTACATCAAGGGCACTATTGACCTTGGCCTCACCTTCACTCCTCAAACTGCCGTTGCTCACCTCTCCACCTACTCTGATGCGGATTGGGCTGGGTGCCCTGATTCTCGTCGGTCAACCACTGGATATGTGATTACTCTTGGAACTAACCTCATCTCATAG